AGGTGCCAGGTGAGCGCCCCATCCGTGCTTTCATGGAGCCGATTCTCTGAATCATTGAGCGAGACGGCATAGGCCGTGCCCGAGGGCGCGACCGCGAGGAAGCGGTACGTGGTGTTGGTGTGCACCACCTCGAGCGACAGGCGTTGCGGCGGGGTCGGCTCCAGCAAGGTGACGGAGGCAGTGGCGCCCGGGGAGAGGGGTTGTGCCGCCAGCAGTGCCGGGGTGAACAGCAGACAACCCAGGAGGACCACGCGGTGGAGCTCCTGCCACATCGAGCGTGAGGGATGCATGGGTGTTCTTCTTTCCGTTCGAGACCACTCCAAGCTGGCAATGTGCGAAGCGGATGGCAGTCCCGACAGCGCACGGAAACGCACGGCCGTCGGCCGATGACGCTGGACTCGAACGGGAGGGCCAGTCCGGGCTGTCGTGCCGGTCAATCGCGGCAAGCGCATCCACCAGATGTTGCAGGACCTCACGCGCCTTGTCGGGCATTGCGCGGTGATACCAGGGCCCACTGGCGAACGTTCCTGACGAGCCATAGCACGACCTCCAATATTGTCGGCCAATGGGTCTGCGGTCCCTGAGCGGCCTGGCTCGTCCGTTGCGAAGTCACGGCGCCATCGCGGTCCACCAGGATGAGGAACAAATCGACCATCGGGTAGGTCTGGACGATGTCCGCGATGATGGCGCTGTCTAGCGCTTGGGCGATGCGTCCCCTCCGGCTGCCTCCGCACCCCATCGCGCCGCGAGTGTGATGACGGCGTCAGTCGGTGGGCAGCCGCACGCGGAAGCAGGTGCCCTTGCCCACGGTGCTCTCCACGGTGAGCTCGCCCCGCATCGCGATGATAATGCTGTGGCAGATGGCCAGCCCCAGGCCCGTCCCCACGCCCGCGGGCCGGGTGGTGAAGAACGGCTCGAAGATGCGCTTCAGGTTCTCGGGAGGGATGCCGTGGCCGGTGTCCCGGATCTCCACCACGACCTTGCCGTCCTCGGCCCGCAGGTGGGCCTCCACGGTGTTCTCTCCCGGGGCGCCCTCGGGGATGGCCTGGGCGGCGTTGAGCAGCAGATTGAGGAATACCTGCCCCAGGCGCGACTCGCTGCCCCGCACCGGGGGCACCTCCTCCGCCTGCCAGACCACGCGGGCCCGGTGCCGGAGTTCCGGCCTGGCCATGTTGAGCGACATCTCCAGCGCCCGCCGGACATCCGCCCGCTCCTCACCCGGGCGTGTGTCCTCTCCTCGCGCGAACGTCTTCAGGTCGCCCACCACGTTGCGGATGCGCGTGGTGCCCTGCCGTGCCTCGGTGAGCGCCTCCGCGCACTCCTCCAGCGTGCGCGCCTGCGGGGCGAGTCCGGGCGCGCCCGCCAGCGCCTGGCGAACCTCGGCCAGTCCCTCCTCGATGAAGTTCAGGTTGGAGGAGATGTAGCCCAGGGGGTTGCTCACCTCGTGCGCCACCCCCGCGGCCAACGTCCCCAGGGCCGCCAGCCGGTCCGCCTGGAGCAGGCTCAGCTCGAGCGTCTTCTGCCGGGTGATGTCCCGGACCAGGAAGGCCACGCCCGGACGCTGGGGCACCCGCACCGCATCGGCGATGAACCAGCGGCGCCCGCCCTCCAGTTCCAACGAGTACTCGAAGCGCTCGGGCTCTCCCCGGGCCAGCACGCGTTGGATGCTCTCCAGGGTCCGCGCCGCGATCGCGGGGTCTATTACCTCGGAGATGTGGCGTCCCAGGAACGTCTCCCGTGGCGCCGCCAGCAGTGCGTCGGACCCGGCCCACGCCGAGAGGTAGCGACCCTCGGCGTCGAACTCGAAGACGAGGCTGTCGGTGAGGCCGAGCACCACCCGCAGTAACTCTTCGGCTGGTTCCAAGGGGTGGGGCACGGGGGGCGGGACTTCGAGTGCGCTCATCTCGTGGGGACTCCCGTCAGCTCAACGTTGCCCCCATGCGCCGATGGTACCAGGACCGGGCCCCCCTGGCCATGAGGCCCGGCGGCTCTGGTCAGCGCGGACGCGGCCGGTAAGACACCCCCGCCCCCGTGCCCGTCGTGCGGTTCTCGCCTCGAGGAGAGGAGTTCGAGGCGTTTCTTCGCTCGCTCTACAGCCGGCCTTCCTTGCGTGCGAGGTTTCCCCATGGATTCTGAGGCCCGTGACGCTTCATCCCGTTTCTTCGTTCTCAGGCATGCCCTTGGCTCCAGCCACGACACCTCCTTCGAGACCGTGGGAGATGACAATCTGGGTGATGCCCCCGGTGCCCTCGCTGTGGCGCCTTCATTGGGATGAGGATTTCCATGTCACTCCTGTCTTTGGTGGCGCGGCGGTGGATGAGTCCAGGAGCCGCCCTTGTTCATGGGTTCGATTCCCGCCTCCACGACACAGGCACGCGAGAGTGCGCCCGCTCCTCCTCGCTCTCCCCAGGCAGTTCGATTAGCCACTGCGGACCGTGCCGAGCCTCAAAGGGTTGAGCGTCCGCCGATCTCCGGGAAGCGCTCGTAGGCCCGTCTGAGCAAATCCAGGTGGGCGGAGTTGTCCAGCTCGAGCGGCGTATCGGTGAGCTGGACAACCCACCCTCCCGTCGCGGTACGCCGTGCGCGCGACAGCAGTTCCGCGTCGCGCGCCGGGTCCGGGAAGCCGATGGCTCGTGCGGTAGCGGCAGACCAGTAGTTCAGCCACCCGAGGTAATGGGGAATCTCAGGCGCGGGATTGTCCCGAGGGCGCTTGAGCAAGGGCAACCCGTAGGGCGGCACGTGCGGCTTGTCGCCCTGGCGGCGAAACTGCTGCGCCACTATCCCGCCATAGCCGTCCAGCGACGCTTTTCCCCAGACCGCGCGAGCGCCATCCCCTACCGCCTCCAACACATCTACGGCCGCAGCAATGCCAACTGCATCCAGCGGCAGGCTCGCAGAGACTTGAAAGTGCGGAGGTCCCCCTGCGGCAAGCCCGTCAGGATTCTCCCACCCACTGAGTGTTACCGGGTGTTTTTCGTCATCGTTGCAAAGGAAGAAAAAGCCGCCGTTGGCCTTGTCTATCGCGATCCCCTCGTCGCGGTTGAGCAATGCAATAAGGTTGTCCTTTTCAGAAGTCGTCCACTCCAGCCGCAAGCCGGGAAGGGCGCGCTCCATTCCTTGGGCGATGGCAAGAGGGCGCTTCTCGTCGCCCACGAGCGCAGGCGCGTAGACGATTACGTTAAGGGATTTTTGCTCGGCTGACATTTCAGCACCAATTCATGACAACGACAGTGAGATCGGGATCCAGCTCGAGTAGCGCGTCTTTGTGCGCTTGGCTTCGGACGCCAACGGCGAATTCATACCCACATTCTTCGGCAAGCATTTTCTCACGTCTAATCTCCGGGAACTTCACCTCCGCAAGAAACCTCCGGGAGCGCGGCGAGTGCTTGTCGAAATTATCAGTCTTGACGTCCCACAGGGTGCGCGTGGCCAGTTGCAGCGCGTCGAAGTTCTTCCCATTCAGGAACACATCCCAGCCGGGGAAGCTGTTGTTCGGCATCAGGTCGGCGCATTTGTTGTGAGGGTCATGACCACCCAGGTGTGGAACCGGGACGGGCTTGCATCTCGGGTCGTCTTCCTCCACGAGAGCGGACGTGAGCTGCTTCCGCGGCGAGGGCGCCCGGGCCGGTGATTTCGCCGCGCGAGGCTGGGCCTCAAGCTCCACCATG
Above is a window of Cystobacter fuscus DNA encoding:
- a CDS encoding sensor histidine kinase, with product MSALEVPPPVPHPLEPAEELLRVVLGLTDSLVFEFDAEGRYLSAWAGSDALLAAPRETFLGRHISEVIDPAIAARTLESIQRVLARGEPERFEYSLELEGGRRWFIADAVRVPQRPGVAFLVRDITRQKTLELSLLQADRLAALGTLAAGVAHEVSNPLGYISSNLNFIEEGLAEVRQALAGAPGLAPQARTLEECAEALTEARQGTTRIRNVVGDLKTFARGEDTRPGEERADVRRALEMSLNMARPELRHRARVVWQAEEVPPVRGSESRLGQVFLNLLLNAAQAIPEGAPGENTVEAHLRAEDGKVVVEIRDTGHGIPPENLKRIFEPFFTTRPAGVGTGLGLAICHSIIIAMRGELTVESTVGKGTCFRVRLPTD
- a CDS encoding DUF5953 family protein → MSAEQKSLNVIVYAPALVGDEKRPLAIAQGMERALPGLRLEWTTSEKDNLIALLNRDEGIAIDKANGGFFFLCNDDEKHPVTLSGWENPDGLAAGGPPHFQVSASLPLDAVGIAAAVDVLEAVGDGARAVWGKASLDGYGGIVAQQFRRQGDKPHVPPYGLPLLKRPRDNPAPEIPHYLGWLNYWSAATARAIGFPDPARDAELLSRARRTATGGWVVQLTDTPLELDNSAHLDLLRRAYERFPEIGGRSTL
- a CDS encoding DUF6310 domain-containing protein, which produces MDHKLTAAERAFESFSRATRMSGQAAEVARGVEGLAQAGRASEAPLALSRVGPVLVALVLLWPSSTAGSEFDSRPPWVDAQREFEARLRDVSESSRQLMVELEAQPRAAKSPARAPSPRKQLTSALVEEDDPRCKPVPVPHLGGHDPHNKCADLMPNNSFPGWDVFLNGKNFDALQLATRTLWDVKTDNFDKHSPRSRRFLAEVKFPEIRREKMLAEECGYEFAVGVRSQAHKDALLELDPDLTVVVMNWC